One window from the genome of Alkalihalobacillus sp. LMS6 encodes:
- the hsdR gene encoding type I restriction-modification system endonuclease, translating to MTSNFSFLKGKWKVLSNLGETAEKNVFQDPHTTIMKLRLFAETLAQFVLASENIKEVKGTNQVDRINAMKREGLLEPELVDLLHTLRTKGNFAMHKAGYGETDEAITLLNLAYRLAVWFMEVYGDDWSFEAPEFKKPQKEMVVDLEQLQLEHEVEIKKLEAQLEQSRLKAEVEEEEVKAERKRKTKRFAKRQHLSEEETRSIIDSKLREVGWEADTQFFNYQKKGTLPQKNKNMAIAEWRVNSGWVDYALFIGLQLVGIIEAKAIRKTVPSALESQTKVYAKQVIQIGEEVITTTTGEYQVPFLYATNGRRYLKQLKEESGIWFWDSRKPTVHARPLEGWHSSADLKLFLSQDDQEANRKLEEEDLTKFGLRPYQQQAVLAVEKALIEGQRNMLVAMATGTGKTRTAIALMYRLIKSKKVRRVLFLVDRSSLGKQTEDSLKDTKFEELAFSDIYDVKTLEDMTPEEATKVQITTVQGMVRRLFYNANPEEVPSVGQYDFIIVDEAHRGYTSDKEMSEDELAFRDQDDYISQYRRVIDYFDAAVLGLTATPALHTTDIFGMPIFKYSYSEAVLDGFLVDHEPPYLFKTKLSEDGIQFEKDEDVEVFDVGAGEVVLEKMEDTVHFEIEQFNRRVITESFNRAILTELVQYIDPSSKEKTLIFAATNQHADLIVRLLKEAYQELGDVIEDDAIMKITGSIYKPLDAIKRFKNERLPNVVVTVDLLTTGIDVPAITNLVFLRRIQSRILYDQMLGRATRLNSEIGKTHFNIYDAVGIYSKLQSYTEMKPIVKKQTMTIPELADGLAQAETGQETSFYREQLTAKLQRKKQRLTEAGKQQFEQLAGGQTVDEWVNDVKGYQPVDAIQHQILFEYMENYQTKKNDCRYISHAEDEVVSIERGYGEGNDKPEDYLEGFTAFIRENINKIPALQVVVTSPRDLTKKDLRELYAILETKNFKQSHLQSAWKQAKNEEIAANIISFIRQAALGEALIDHETRIKNAMQKVYALHDWKPRQKNWLERIEKQLIQFPVLAPTSQDAFSEEPFASHGGYKQMKKEFGDHIDIVVDTINDHLYIS from the coding sequence ATGACCAGCAATTTTTCTTTCTTAAAAGGGAAGTGGAAAGTTCTTTCAAACTTAGGAGAAACAGCGGAGAAAAATGTTTTTCAAGACCCACATACGACAATTATGAAGCTTCGTTTGTTCGCGGAGACATTGGCTCAGTTTGTTTTAGCATCTGAAAACATTAAGGAAGTTAAGGGCACAAATCAAGTAGATCGCATCAACGCTATGAAGAGAGAAGGTCTGCTTGAACCTGAACTTGTTGACTTATTACATACATTGCGAACAAAAGGAAATTTCGCTATGCACAAGGCTGGTTATGGAGAAACAGATGAAGCTATTACGCTACTGAATCTTGCTTATCGACTCGCTGTTTGGTTTATGGAGGTATATGGCGATGATTGGAGTTTTGAGGCACCTGAGTTTAAAAAGCCTCAAAAAGAGATGGTCGTTGATTTAGAACAGCTGCAACTTGAACATGAAGTAGAAATTAAAAAATTAGAAGCGCAACTTGAACAATCACGCCTTAAGGCGGAAGTGGAAGAAGAAGAGGTTAAAGCGGAACGGAAACGAAAAACCAAAAGGTTTGCAAAGCGTCAGCATCTATCGGAAGAAGAAACACGGTCTATTATTGATAGTAAATTACGTGAAGTTGGTTGGGAAGCCGACACACAATTCTTCAATTACCAGAAAAAGGGTACACTGCCGCAGAAGAATAAGAACATGGCCATAGCAGAGTGGCGAGTTAACAGCGGTTGGGTAGACTATGCGTTATTTATTGGCTTGCAGCTTGTTGGCATTATTGAGGCAAAAGCAATTCGGAAAACGGTACCAAGTGCATTGGAAAGTCAAACCAAGGTATATGCAAAACAGGTCATTCAAATAGGTGAAGAGGTTATTACAACTACTACTGGTGAATATCAGGTACCTTTCTTGTATGCAACAAACGGAAGACGCTACTTAAAACAGTTAAAAGAAGAATCTGGCATTTGGTTTTGGGATTCGAGAAAACCAACGGTACATGCAAGGCCTTTAGAGGGATGGCATTCCTCAGCTGATTTAAAGCTCTTCTTAAGTCAGGATGATCAGGAAGCGAATCGAAAACTGGAAGAAGAGGATCTAACAAAATTTGGATTAAGGCCTTATCAACAACAAGCTGTTTTAGCTGTGGAAAAAGCTTTAATAGAAGGACAGAGAAACATGCTTGTGGCAATGGCGACAGGTACAGGAAAAACAAGGACGGCAATCGCTTTAATGTACCGTTTAATAAAGTCGAAGAAAGTAAGACGAGTCTTATTTTTAGTTGACCGAAGCTCGCTCGGCAAGCAAACGGAAGATTCTTTAAAAGATACAAAATTTGAAGAATTAGCGTTCTCAGATATTTATGATGTAAAGACATTAGAAGACATGACGCCAGAAGAAGCGACTAAAGTGCAAATAACGACGGTACAGGGAATGGTTAGACGTCTATTCTATAATGCAAATCCAGAAGAAGTACCATCTGTTGGTCAATATGATTTTATTATTGTGGATGAAGCCCATCGGGGATATACAAGCGATAAAGAAATGTCAGAAGATGAATTAGCGTTCCGTGACCAAGATGATTATATTAGCCAGTACCGGCGTGTAATTGATTATTTTGATGCGGCTGTGCTTGGACTTACCGCAACGCCAGCACTACACACAACAGATATTTTTGGTATGCCCATATTTAAATACTCGTATAGCGAAGCGGTGTTAGATGGTTTTTTAGTCGACCACGAACCTCCTTACTTATTTAAGACAAAGTTGTCCGAAGATGGAATTCAGTTTGAAAAAGATGAAGATGTCGAAGTATTTGATGTAGGTGCAGGGGAAGTGGTTCTAGAAAAAATGGAGGATACGGTCCATTTTGAAATTGAACAATTTAATCGTCGTGTGATTACAGAATCGTTTAATCGAGCAATCTTGACAGAGCTTGTGCAATATATTGATCCTTCAAGCAAAGAAAAAACGCTCATTTTTGCTGCAACGAATCAACATGCGGATCTAATTGTGCGTTTATTGAAAGAAGCCTATCAGGAGCTTGGTGATGTGATTGAAGACGATGCTATTATGAAGATCACGGGCTCCATATACAAGCCTTTAGATGCGATTAAGCGATTTAAAAATGAACGCTTGCCGAATGTAGTTGTTACCGTTGATTTGTTAACAACAGGTATTGATGTACCTGCTATAACCAACCTTGTTTTTTTACGACGGATTCAGTCTCGAATACTGTACGATCAAATGCTAGGTCGAGCAACAAGGTTAAATTCTGAAATAGGGAAAACTCATTTTAATATATATGATGCAGTAGGCATTTACAGTAAGCTTCAAAGTTACACAGAAATGAAGCCTATTGTGAAGAAACAAACCATGACAATCCCAGAGTTAGCTGATGGTTTGGCTCAGGCAGAAACAGGACAAGAAACGAGCTTTTATCGCGAACAATTGACTGCCAAATTACAACGGAAAAAGCAACGTTTAACAGAAGCAGGGAAGCAACAGTTTGAGCAGTTAGCTGGTGGACAAACTGTTGATGAATGGGTTAATGATGTAAAAGGTTATCAACCTGTTGATGCAATACAACACCAAATCTTATTTGAGTATATGGAAAACTATCAAACAAAGAAAAATGATTGTCGCTATATCTCACATGCAGAAGATGAAGTTGTTTCCATTGAAAGAGGTTATGGAGAAGGTAATGATAAGCCAGAAGACTATTTAGAAGGCTTTACGGCATTCATCCGCGAAAACATTAATAAAATTCCTGCTTTGCAAGTCGTCGTCACGAGCCCTCGCGATTTAACAAAAAAAGATTTACGAGAATTATATGCAATTCTTGAGACGAAAAACTTCAAACAGTCGCATTTGCAATCAGCATGGAAGCAAGCTAAGAACGAGGAAATCGCTGCTAATATTATTAGTTTTATTCGCCAAGCAGCGTTAGGCGAAGCACTAATCGACCATGAGACCCGTATTAAAAATGCAATGCAAAAAGTATACGCTTTACATGACTGGAAGCCGAGGCAAAAGAACTGGCTCGAACGAATTGAAAAGCAATTGATCCAATTTCCTGTTCTTGCACCTACCTCTCAAGACGCCTTTTCAGAAGAGCCTTTCGCAAGTCACGGAGGATACAAGCAAATGAAAAAAGAGTTTGGCGATCATATTGATATCGTGGTGGACACAATTAATGACCACCTTTATATCAGTTGA
- a CDS encoding N-6 DNA methylase, translating to MNNQEIVQKLWNLCNVLRDDGITYQQYVTELTYLLFLKMMQEKGEKTEAVIPADYRWNQLVEKEGTELKDFYQQLLLDLGKSEHSRLRLIYSDSSTSITEPKNLEKIVKSIDALDWYSAKEEGLGNLYEGLLEKNASETKSGAGQYFTPRVLIDVMVQLVDPKVGERCSDPAAGTFGFMIAADQYLKSKTDDYFEIEPQEAEFQKKEAFNGMELVKGTHRLALMNALLHNMEGRMENGDSLSSNGKWMKNYDVILTNPPFGTKKGGERVSRDDLTFETSNKQLNFVQLIYNALKDNGKARAAVVLPDNVLFESGVGAQIRRDLMDKCKLHTILRLPTGIFYAQGVKTNVLFFNREQTDKNSTKDVWVYDLRTNMPSFGKRNQLTMAHFEEFMKAYVAENRQDIQDERWNNFSREDIAKKNDSLDIGLIADESLSSYDNLPDPIESAEEAIAKLQQAMELLGEVVEELRESEEVKVKN from the coding sequence ATGAACAACCAAGAAATCGTACAAAAATTATGGAATTTATGTAATGTGTTACGTGATGACGGAATTACCTATCAGCAATATGTAACGGAACTAACATACTTACTCTTCTTAAAGATGATGCAAGAAAAAGGCGAAAAAACCGAAGCGGTTATTCCAGCAGACTATCGATGGAATCAACTTGTTGAAAAAGAAGGAACGGAATTAAAAGACTTCTATCAACAATTATTGTTGGATCTTGGAAAAAGTGAACATTCACGTTTACGTTTAATTTATAGTGATTCATCAACAAGTATTACGGAACCAAAAAACTTAGAGAAAATTGTTAAATCAATTGATGCGCTTGACTGGTATAGCGCGAAAGAAGAAGGTCTCGGTAATTTATATGAAGGTTTGCTCGAAAAGAATGCCAGCGAGACTAAATCAGGAGCAGGTCAATATTTCACACCGCGAGTCTTAATTGATGTGATGGTGCAGTTGGTTGATCCGAAAGTCGGCGAGCGTTGCAGTGATCCAGCAGCGGGTACATTTGGCTTTATGATTGCAGCTGACCAATATTTAAAAAGCAAAACCGATGACTATTTTGAGATTGAGCCACAAGAAGCAGAATTTCAAAAGAAAGAAGCGTTTAATGGGATGGAGCTTGTAAAAGGGACACATCGTTTAGCGTTAATGAACGCCTTGCTTCATAACATGGAAGGCCGTATGGAAAATGGCGATTCCTTATCAAGTAATGGAAAATGGATGAAAAACTATGATGTGATTTTAACCAATCCACCATTCGGAACAAAAAAAGGCGGCGAGCGTGTTTCTCGTGATGATTTAACATTTGAAACATCAAATAAGCAATTAAATTTTGTCCAGCTTATTTATAATGCTTTAAAAGATAATGGCAAAGCTCGAGCTGCCGTCGTCTTACCAGATAACGTATTATTTGAAAGTGGTGTTGGAGCGCAAATCCGTCGTGACTTAATGGATAAGTGTAAACTTCATACGATTTTACGCTTACCAACGGGAATCTTCTATGCGCAAGGCGTTAAAACAAACGTCTTATTTTTCAACCGTGAACAAACAGATAAAAACAGCACAAAAGATGTCTGGGTCTACGACTTACGTACAAACATGCCTTCGTTCGGAAAACGTAACCAGTTAACGATGGCTCACTTTGAAGAATTTATGAAGGCATACGTAGCCGAAAACCGTCAAGACATTCAAGACGAACGCTGGAATAACTTCAGCCGCGAGGACATCGCCAAAAAGAACGACAGCCTAGACATCGGCTTAATTGCCGACGAATCCTTATCTTCCTACGACAACTTACCAGACCCAATCGAATCCGCCGAAGAAGCGATTGCCAAACTGCAACAAGCAATGGAGTTACTTGGAGAAGTAGTGGAAGAATTACGCGAATCAGAAGAAGTTAAGGTGAAGAACTAA
- a CDS encoding restriction endonuclease subunit S, with protein sequence MAKKKQTMEELLAEAVVPEEEQPYEVPENWVWVKMGKALKINPKKPKLELPDEELSSFLPMGQVDPNLGIVKELELKPFLKVKKGYTYFEENDVLFAKITPCMENGNTVIARNLKHKFGFGSTEFYVVRTSGHLDEKYVYYTFRSEVFRKKAKAYMTGAVGQQRVPKTYLENSSFPLPPLNEQKRIADKVERLLNKIDEAKQLIDEAKESFELRRAAILDKAFRGELTREWREQNTSQQMPSKNTGPYELPNGWNWVKLDDLGKLERGKSKHRPRNDPKLFGGDYPFIQTGDIAKSDDYVRRYSQTLSEFGYEQSRLFSKGTVCITIAANIADTAILDFPCCFPDSVVGFTPNEHIVSSEYIHFFINTVKNELEHYAPATAQKNINLKILKEILVPVPIKEEQDCLMLRIDKLLNKERGAKSVLSRQINIETVKQSILSKAFKGELGTNDPLEENAIELLKEVLETK encoded by the coding sequence ATGGCAAAGAAGAAACAAACGATGGAAGAGTTGTTGGCAGAGGCGGTAGTGCCAGAGGAAGAGCAGCCTTATGAAGTGCCGGAGAATTGGGTGTGGGTAAAGATGGGAAAGGCGCTGAAAATTAATCCTAAAAAACCTAAATTGGAATTACCTGACGAAGAATTAAGTAGTTTCTTACCAATGGGGCAAGTAGATCCAAATTTAGGTATTGTTAAAGAGCTAGAACTAAAGCCTTTTTTAAAAGTGAAGAAGGGATACACGTATTTTGAAGAAAACGATGTTTTATTTGCTAAGATAACACCTTGTATGGAAAATGGTAATACAGTTATTGCAAGGAATTTGAAGCATAAATTTGGTTTTGGTTCTACTGAATTTTATGTTGTTAGAACTTCAGGGCATTTAGATGAAAAATACGTTTATTACACCTTCAGGTCAGAAGTATTTCGAAAAAAAGCTAAGGCATACATGACAGGCGCAGTAGGACAACAGAGGGTTCCTAAGACTTATTTAGAGAATTCTTCTTTCCCACTCCCACCCCTCAACGAGCAAAAACGAATTGCTGATAAGGTCGAGCGGCTTTTAAATAAAATTGACGAAGCGAAGCAGTTGATTGACGAAGCGAAGGAATCATTTGAACTGCGAAGAGCGGCGATTTTAGATAAGGCGTTTCGAGGGGAGTTGACGAGGGAGTGGCGAGAGCAAAATACTTCTCAACAAATGCCATCCAAAAATACGGGACCTTATGAATTGCCTAATGGATGGAACTGGGTAAAACTAGACGATTTAGGGAAATTAGAAAGAGGAAAGTCAAAGCATAGACCTAGAAATGACCCAAAATTATTTGGAGGGGATTATCCGTTTATTCAAACGGGAGATATTGCGAAGTCTGATGACTATGTCAGAAGATATTCACAAACATTGAGCGAATTTGGATATGAGCAGAGTAGATTATTTTCTAAAGGTACGGTATGTATAACTATTGCTGCAAATATTGCTGACACTGCAATTTTAGATTTTCCATGCTGCTTCCCAGACAGTGTAGTAGGATTTACCCCCAATGAACATATTGTTAGTTCTGAGTATATCCATTTTTTTATTAATACAGTTAAGAACGAATTAGAGCATTACGCTCCCGCAACTGCTCAAAAAAATATTAATTTAAAGATCTTAAAGGAAATATTAGTTCCTGTTCCAATTAAAGAGGAACAAGATTGTTTAATGTTAAGAATTGATAAGCTATTAAATAAAGAACGAGGAGCTAAAAGTGTCTTAAGTCGACAAATTAATATAGAAACTGTTAAACAATCCATCCTCTCTAAAGCTTTCAAAGGTGAACTCGGAACCAACGACCCATTAGAAGAAAATGCGATTGAATTACTTAAAGAAGTATTAGAAACCAAGTAA
- a CDS encoding inositol monophosphatase family protein, with product MFPRQQFVFKIINEVISTISKTSKANATTIQSKVYTIIQRSVTDTYPSDILCFPHQEVAINASHLTWLISLNAYHYDSKSSFVLSILIMKDRMPIHGWVYDNLSNNLFHTEKGRGTYLNGKRIFRDEIMSLKEAEIRIQSSFLRKEQPKNPIYQRVRQTELPTALEICAVAEGNADIFLSINQTPYEFAAASLIAKEAGVEVMTLEGEELSWDKSSSVWCGMV from the coding sequence ATGTTCCCGCGACAACAGTTTGTATTTAAAATAATTAATGAAGTGATTAGTACCATTTCAAAAACAAGTAAAGCAAACGCCACGACAATCCAATCCAAAGTTTATACCATAATCCAACGAAGTGTGACAGACACTTATCCATCTGACATCCTCTGTTTTCCACACCAAGAAGTTGCTATAAATGCTAGCCATTTAACCTGGTTGATTTCCCTTAATGCTTATCATTATGACTCAAAATCGTCTTTTGTTTTATCCATCTTAATCATGAAAGATAGAATGCCAATACATGGCTGGGTCTATGATAATCTATCAAACAATCTTTTTCATACTGAAAAAGGGAGAGGTACTTACTTAAATGGTAAAAGAATATTTCGGGATGAAATAATGAGTTTAAAAGAGGCGGAAATTCGTATTCAATCATCCTTCCTACGAAAGGAGCAGCCTAAAAATCCTATCTATCAACGAGTAAGGCAAACAGAACTGCCAACAGCCCTTGAGATTTGTGCGGTTGCTGAAGGAAATGCTGATATATTCTTATCAATAAATCAAACACCTTATGAATTTGCTGCTGCAAGTTTAATTGCAAAAGAAGCTGGGGTAGAGGTAATGACGTTAGAAGGAGAAGAACTGAGTTGGGATAAAAGCTCGAGCGTCTGGTGTGGAATGGTTTGA
- a CDS encoding zeta toxin family protein translates to MHTHGPTFFVFAGNNGSGKSTLRSLIVDKIGVETNIDPDMIARRFDVSQPEKRRLSAGKEVIHLINKNISEGNDFSIETTLAGKLASRQIHKAKRMGYEITMFYIGLNNVQQNIERVAMRVRNGGHHIPTKDILRRSTSTIDNLIKISPIIDHLLIIDNSQDAGNLLLSVSNGVIIDEPNELLTWVKEIKERLLGDNRHLE, encoded by the coding sequence ATGCACACACATGGACCAACTTTCTTTGTTTTTGCGGGTAACAATGGTAGTGGAAAAAGTACGCTTAGAAGTTTAATTGTTGATAAAATTGGCGTTGAAACCAACATAGATCCGGATATGATTGCAAGAAGGTTTGATGTATCTCAGCCAGAAAAAAGGCGTTTAAGCGCAGGGAAAGAAGTTATTCATCTTATAAATAAAAATATATCAGAAGGTAATGACTTCTCTATAGAAACAACATTAGCTGGAAAGCTAGCAAGTAGGCAGATCCATAAAGCAAAGCGGATGGGGTATGAAATAACAATGTTTTATATTGGACTAAACAATGTACAGCAAAATATTGAAAGGGTAGCAATGAGAGTTAGAAACGGTGGTCACCACATTCCTACTAAAGATATTTTGAGGAGGAGTACATCGACGATAGATAACTTAATAAAGATATCTCCGATAATAGATCATTTATTAATTATTGATAACAGCCAAGACGCAGGGAACTTACTATTATCAGTATCTAATGGAGTAATAATAGATGAACCAAACGAATTATTGACATGGGTAAAAGAGATCAAAGAAAGGTTGTTAGGTGATAACAGACACTTAGAATAA
- a CDS encoding YycC family protein, with amino-acid sequence MGPLQLSEETALALSKSLNIPLEQLMHMPKPVLMQKLAELNKEKK; translated from the coding sequence ATGGGTCCTTTACAACTGTCGGAAGAAACGGCGCTCGCACTATCAAAATCATTAAATATCCCGCTAGAACAATTAATGCATATGCCAAAACCTGTGCTGATGCAAAAGCTAGCTGAACTAAATAAAGAAAAGAAATAG
- a CDS encoding AimR family lysis-lysogeny pheromone receptor — translation MEAILSKHDIENGILAFIEHHNEVDFEQIVLSAQKHFSTQESLKILTEFCLRAERLDDVKCAFEYTAIHNLIPQLEHLCEQHQFDDQFYEYVNVYRLAHRMAGEPTNHSFLKEAQQLHRETEDETLLFKIELMILYFHTMNGYNTIVNQADELRNKLQKMKPGYLKTAFAARLTTFLSYYYFYSTDDFASAEGYCLANTVNPAAPPIFKASAYHSLGLLYSFKSLKDSLRNLELSCKHFELAGMKEKSDILKKFDIPFILNLHAAHYEPYNRLIEGADSLEKAHYHIISKSPEKALPLLERLLAEDPDDFFAKLYYYYAKRDVYSITQQLLTPERNAHELRVIRFILRALIPRQAL, via the coding sequence ATGGAGGCAATTCTGTCAAAGCATGATATCGAAAATGGCATTCTCGCATTTATTGAACACCATAATGAAGTCGACTTTGAGCAAATTGTCCTTTCTGCACAGAAACATTTTTCTACGCAAGAGAGCCTTAAGATTCTCACTGAATTTTGTTTACGTGCTGAGAGGCTCGATGATGTGAAATGCGCATTTGAATATACAGCCATTCATAATCTCATCCCTCAGTTAGAACACCTTTGTGAACAGCATCAGTTTGACGATCAGTTTTATGAATATGTAAACGTTTATCGACTTGCACACAGGATGGCAGGAGAACCTACTAATCACTCATTTTTAAAAGAAGCCCAACAACTCCACCGGGAAACCGAAGACGAGACATTGCTTTTTAAAATAGAGCTTATGATTTTATATTTTCATACGATGAATGGGTACAACACAATCGTCAATCAAGCGGATGAGTTAAGAAATAAGCTACAAAAAATGAAGCCAGGCTATCTCAAAACAGCGTTTGCGGCTCGGCTGACGACATTTTTAAGCTATTATTATTTTTATTCTACGGATGACTTTGCCTCTGCTGAAGGCTATTGTCTAGCCAATACCGTTAATCCAGCAGCACCACCGATTTTTAAAGCCAGCGCGTATCATTCGTTAGGACTTCTTTATTCTTTTAAATCTTTAAAGGATAGCTTACGAAACCTTGAATTAAGCTGTAAGCATTTTGAGCTGGCTGGAATGAAGGAGAAATCTGACATTCTGAAAAAATTTGACATTCCTTTCATTTTAAACCTTCACGCCGCGCACTATGAGCCTTATAATAGACTAATAGAGGGTGCAGATAGCCTTGAAAAAGCTCATTACCACATTATATCCAAGTCACCAGAGAAGGCTTTGCCTCTTCTAGAGCGCTTGCTAGCTGAAGATCCAGATGATTTCTTTGCAAAGCTCTATTACTACTATGCCAAACGGGATGTCTACAGCATTACTCAACAATTGCTGACTCCCGAGCGGAACGCCCATGAATTAAGAGTGATTCGATTCATTCTACGAGCGTTAATACCGAGACAAGCTTTGTAA
- a CDS encoding Rap family tetratricopeptide repeat protein, producing the protein MVTISAENVGGKIVEWHSCLVSREISQAKILKSETEELIKKMEPNDKMLAYYQLVSFYHDILISNRDNKPIGNLNLNEIDVRMDDYLNFMYYYVSGQHEFFQGRYKSAIRTYKIAERLIEKVEDLAEKAEFYQKLGISYYQIDQYTFAFSYIEQALEFFEKNDTYKINEITCKMVLAAINTEMRRFEEAEEIYSDLQILSKPYPFTQSLVFHNIGQNRMSRNILFEAQDYFSKALLSTEFYNSRTGYKARYNLVNVNIRANTYTSGLDELEKEVNNNNMSELAAKCQITRGLYLQSDPLLVEEGLSKLEELEEFFECFEIGLEISDYYKSKDEYKTALRYALYSLEKAKSQTILGVDQT; encoded by the coding sequence ATGGTAACAATTTCTGCTGAAAACGTTGGTGGGAAAATTGTTGAATGGCATAGTTGTTTAGTTTCAAGAGAGATTTCTCAAGCAAAAATTCTAAAATCTGAAACTGAAGAACTCATCAAAAAAATGGAACCAAATGATAAAATGCTTGCTTATTATCAGCTAGTTTCATTTTATCACGATATACTTATTAGTAATCGTGATAATAAACCGATAGGTAACCTAAATCTTAACGAGATTGATGTTCGTATGGATGATTATTTGAATTTTATGTATTACTACGTTTCTGGCCAACATGAATTTTTTCAAGGGAGGTACAAGTCTGCAATTCGTACGTACAAGATAGCTGAACGTTTAATAGAGAAAGTAGAAGACCTTGCAGAAAAAGCAGAATTCTATCAGAAGTTGGGCATTAGCTATTATCAAATAGATCAATACACTTTTGCATTTTCTTATATTGAACAAGCCCTTGAATTTTTCGAAAAAAATGACACCTATAAAATTAACGAAATTACTTGCAAAATGGTATTAGCTGCGATAAATACTGAAATGCGACGTTTTGAAGAAGCCGAAGAAATATATTCTGACCTTCAGATATTATCAAAACCTTATCCTTTTACGCAATCATTGGTTTTCCACAACATTGGGCAAAATCGAATGTCTCGTAATATCTTATTTGAAGCACAAGATTATTTTTCAAAAGCTTTGCTAAGTACTGAATTCTATAATTCACGGACAGGATATAAGGCAAGATATAATCTAGTCAACGTGAATATAAGGGCAAATACTTATACTTCAGGTTTAGATGAGTTAGAGAAAGAAGTCAATAATAATAATATGTCTGAACTTGCTGCAAAGTGTCAAATCACAAGAGGTTTGTACCTTCAAAGTGATCCATTACTTGTAGAAGAAGGCCTTTCAAAGCTTGAGGAGTTGGAGGAGTTTTTTGAGTGCTTTGAAATAGGACTAGAGATTTCGGATTATTACAAATCCAAAGATGAATATAAAACCGCATTACGATATGCACTTTACTCTCTTGAAAAAGCGAAATCACAAACCATTTTAGGAGTTGATCAAACGTGA
- a CDS encoding fructose bisphosphate aldolase, translating into MNAQQLEKMKTGQGFIAALDQSGGSTPKALAEYGVKEDAYSSEDEMFDLVHEMRTRIIKSPAFNSDKIIGAILFEQTMDRKIDGAYTSDYLANEKGIVPFLKVDKGLAEEKNGVQLMKPIDDLDDTLKRANERNVFGTKMRSVIKEANKDGIQQVVEQQFEIGKKIIAAGLVPIIEPEVDIHSADKEEIEELLKQELKTHLDLLRDDESVMLKLTIPTQSGLYQELVDHERVVRVVVLSGGYTRDDANEKLKANAGLIASFSRALSQDLNVEQSESEFNSALQTAVDDIYDASVNKNG; encoded by the coding sequence ATGAATGCACAACAACTGGAAAAAATGAAAACAGGACAAGGTTTTATCGCTGCACTTGACCAGAGTGGCGGTAGTACGCCGAAAGCCCTCGCTGAATATGGCGTGAAGGAAGATGCCTATTCGTCTGAGGACGAAATGTTTGATCTTGTTCATGAGATGCGCACCCGTATTATTAAATCTCCAGCTTTTAACTCGGATAAGATCATTGGCGCGATTCTGTTTGAGCAGACGATGGATCGCAAAATAGATGGGGCGTACACCTCCGATTATTTAGCGAACGAAAAAGGGATTGTCCCCTTTTTAAAAGTAGATAAAGGGTTGGCTGAAGAAAAAAATGGTGTTCAACTTATGAAGCCGATTGATGATCTTGATGATACGTTAAAACGTGCGAATGAGCGGAATGTGTTTGGGACGAAAATGCGCTCCGTCATTAAAGAAGCAAACAAAGATGGCATTCAACAAGTTGTCGAGCAACAGTTTGAGATTGGTAAGAAAATCATTGCAGCTGGGTTAGTACCGATTATTGAGCCAGAAGTCGACATTCACAGTGCGGATAAAGAGGAGATTGAAGAGCTGTTGAAACAAGAGCTTAAGACTCACTTAGATCTGTTGCGTGATGATGAGAGCGTCATGTTGAAGCTAACCATTCCAACCCAATCAGGTCTTTATCAAGAGCTTGTTGATCATGAGCGCGTGGTTCGAGTGGTTGTTCTTTCAGGTGGTTATACCCGTGACGATGCAAATGAGAAATTAAAAGCCAACGCAGGGTTAATCGCAAGTTTCTCCAGAGCGCTTAGCCAAGATTTAAATGTTGAACAGTCTGAGTCGGAATTTAATTCCGCGTTGCAAACGGCTGTGGATGACATTTATGATGCTTCTGTTAACAAAAATGGTTAG